From the genome of Spinacia oleracea cultivar Varoflay chromosome 2, BTI_SOV_V1, whole genome shotgun sequence, one region includes:
- the LOC130467226 gene encoding uncharacterized protein, which translates to MLIWNCCNEILPVAKSLNSKIDCISPTYSRCSATDEDHIHLFRDCWESSILWNYIFGRLAKNYGINLRSFLNLPWIDWISFNLNQSEKWKAIFCIAIWHIWKSSQAVVKQKMVKQFSVYSAFYVDYITTNKILQGKDKGKTKIVPAIWIPPAYDYLNLNTDGSWKAHNEGGGMVVEFSQVQQASAELYAMREGLIILEIEADVEALLTMLGSVNGMYHEELKPVFTDVSSPMGKFRFLDVKHIPRANNKVARALAHYASNMAVGHNFFLNPTPFANIAYQGDLQKLEDEEKRRLQQGSSSSISLT; encoded by the exons ATGCTAATTTGGAATTGTTGTAATGAGATTCTCCCAGTTGCAAAGAGCTTAAACTCTAAGATTGATTGTATTTCACCAACCTATTCTCGTTGTTCTGCAACTGATGAGGATCACATCCATCTTTTTAGGGATTGTTGGGAGTCGAGTATTTTGTGGAACTATATATTTGGAAGACTAGCAAAAAATTATGGCATAAACCTTCGTAGTTTTTTGAATCTCCCTTGGATTGATTGGATTAGTTTCAATCTCAACCAATCGGAGAAATGGAAAGCAATATTTTGTATAGCCATTTGGCACATCTGGAAATCCAGTCAAGCTGTTGTCAAACAAAAAATGGTTAAACAATTTTCCGTGTATAGTGCCTTTTATGTAGACTATATCACCACTAACAAGATTCTGCAAGGAAAGGATAAGGGCAAAACGAAGATAGTTCCAGCAATTTGGATTCCTCCAGCTTATGATTATCTAAATCTCAATACGGATGGCAGCTGGAAGGCTCATAATGAAGGTGGTGGCATGGTGGTGGAGTTTTCACAGGTGCAACAAGCAAGTG CAGAACTTTATGCTATGAGGGAAGGATTAATTATCCTGGAGATCGAAGCTGATGTTGAGGCCTTATTAACCATGCTTGGATCAGTGAATGGAATGTATCATGAAGAGCTCAAGCCCGTGTTTACCGATGTCAGCAGCCCTATGGGCAAGTTCAGGTTTCTTGATGTCAAGCATATTCCTCGTGCTAACAATAAGGTGGCTCGTGCACTTGCTCATTATGCTTCGAATATGGCGGTTGGccataatttctttttgaatccCACTCCTTTCGCCAACATTGCGTATCAAGGTGATCTTCAGAAGTTGGAGGATGAGGAGAAAAGGAGATTGCAACAGGGTTCCAGCAGTAGCATATCATTGACTTAG